The genomic region CCATGATCGTTCGAAGGCAAGGCGGATTGACCGAGTTCATTCCGTCACCACAGGAAAAACGCGAGGGCATCCTGCGGGATCACACCCTCGATCTGCTCGCCAATCTCGACGCCCGCATGCGGCGCATCGAGGAGCTGCACGGTATTGAGCCGGAGGCCGCGGAGGCGTTCTCCGAACTCATGGCCCTCATCCGGCGGGAGGAGATCGAAGCCGGGCGGATCAACCGGGAACTGATGGACGCCGGATACCTGCATGAAGACCTGTCCGCCGCGGCGCTTGCGGCGCAGGCCGGGAGGAACCAACCATGAGCATCACCATCAAGAGCAACACCGACACGATTTTGGAACTGCCGGGGTTCACCGGAACCCTCGGACCGGGTAAGAGTTCGGTCGTTCCGGCGATGACCCCGGACCTGCTGCGCGCCGTGGACCTCGGCCTGCTGCTGGTCCCCTCCGGAGCGGAACCGCCCGAGGGGCTGCCGCCGGTCGTGTTCGACCACAGCTACCCGCACGTCCTGCCTCTTACAGCCGGGCGTGCTTACTATGTCCGCATTCTCCGGTCCCCTGGCGCTTTCTACGACGGAACCCGGCCCCGGAACTTCATCGCCTATTACGGCGACGGTGCGGGTACGACTTGCGCCTTCTCCGACGACGGGCTCATCTGGGACACGGAGAAAAAGGTCACCGGCATCGCAGCCAACGGCTATCACGTGGTTTGTGCCCTGGAGACCGCTGGCCGGTTGCGCATTCTCTACTGGAACCCGGATGTCCCGAATCAACCCTACGCCATGGCCGGGCTGCGAACCGCGGTCTGCGATCCGTCGGTCGACCCCGCCGCGTTCACAGGCGATACCCCGTGTTCCGGCGACCTGGTTACCGA from Desulfocurvus vexinensis DSM 17965 harbors:
- a CDS encoding VrlD; protein product: MIVRRQGGLTEFIPSPQEKREGILRDHTLDLLANLDARMRRIEELHGIEPEAAEAFSELMALIRREEIEAGRINRELMDAGYLHEDLSAAALAAQAGRNQP